A single genomic interval of Microbacterium sp. BLY harbors:
- a CDS encoding multifunctional oxoglutarate decarboxylase/oxoglutarate dehydrogenase thiamine pyrophosphate-binding subunit/dihydrolipoyllysine-residue succinyltransferase subunit: MSNQVTGVGGDGGFGANSWLVEELYEQFKENRDSVDKEWWPILEKYHSETTAGGAGAAPAAAAPAHPVTAPIPVIGSQPVARTTAKPAAAAPIPAQAPKPKQESQESQPPSEEDKVTPLRGLPKTLAANMDESLTVPTATSVRTVPAKLMIDNRIVINNHMARTRGGKVSFTHLIGWALIRTLDEFRSQNVFYAEIDGKPSVVAPAHVNLGIAIDLPKPDGTRALMVPSIKRADTMTFTEYLAAYEDLVTRARSNKLTAADFQGTTVSLTNPGGIGTVHSVPRLMKGQGCIIGAGALEYPAEFQGASEKTLNELAIGKTITLTSTYDHRVIQGAGSGEFLKKVHELLIGQRGFYDDIFAALRIPYAPIRWNPDIAVDLAERVDKQSRVQELINSFRVRGHLMADIDPLEYRQRSHPDLEIESHGLTFWDLDREFVTGGFGGRRVAKLRDILGVLRDSYCRTLGIEYMHIQDPEQRRWFQEKVEVKYQKPGHDEQLRVLRKLNEAEAFETFLQTKFVGQKRFSLEGGESLIPLLDEILQGAATAGLEGAAIGMAHRGRLNVLTNIAGKTYGQVFREFEGTQTPGNQRGSGDVKYHLGTEGTFVADDGSSLPVYLAANPSHLETVDGVLEGIVRAKQDRKPIGTFAWLPILVHGDAAFAGQGVVVETLQMSQLRGYRTGGTIHVVVNNQVGFTTTPSDARTSVYATDVAKTIQAPVFHVNGDDPEAVIHVAQLAFEYRERFHRDVVIDLVCYRRRGHNEGDDPSMTQPLMTDLIQAKRSVRRLYTESLVGRGDITEEEYNEAKADFQNRLEIAFAETHAAETGATPIAPEIPQVEDQVGAPEVTGVPAEVIRLIGDAFVNKPEGFTVHPKIQQLLEKRLDMSRNGNIDWGFGELLAFGSLLVEGTPVRLAGQDSRRGTFVQRHAALHDRANGQEWLPLSNLSDAQGRFFVYDSLLSEYAALGFEYGYSVEAPEALVLWEAQFGDFVNGAQSVIDEYISAAEQKWGQQSSVTLLLPHGYEGQGPDHSSARIERFLQLCAQDNMIVARPSTPASHFHLLRRQAYARPRKPLIVFTPKAMLRLRGATSPVEAFTGGRFEPVIDDDRGLDRSAVKRVLVHSGKVHWDLRAELEKNPNPAIALVRLEQLYPTPIDELKKITDSYPNAELVWVQEEPENQGAWPFLALAFADVPGDRSFRPVSRPASASPATGSSKVHATEQATLIRAAVTLD, from the coding sequence GTGTCGAACCAGGTGACCGGCGTCGGTGGCGACGGGGGGTTCGGAGCCAATTCCTGGCTCGTCGAAGAGCTCTACGAGCAGTTCAAGGAGAACCGCGACTCGGTCGACAAGGAGTGGTGGCCCATCCTGGAGAAGTACCACTCCGAGACCACCGCGGGCGGAGCCGGTGCCGCTCCCGCTGCGGCGGCCCCCGCGCACCCCGTGACCGCGCCCATCCCCGTGATCGGCTCGCAGCCGGTCGCGCGCACCACCGCCAAGCCCGCGGCCGCCGCCCCCATCCCCGCCCAGGCACCGAAGCCGAAGCAGGAGTCCCAGGAGAGCCAGCCGCCCTCCGAGGAGGACAAGGTCACCCCGCTGCGCGGCCTGCCGAAGACCCTGGCCGCGAACATGGACGAGTCGCTCACCGTCCCCACCGCGACCAGCGTCCGCACGGTCCCCGCCAAGCTGATGATCGACAACCGGATCGTCATCAACAACCACATGGCCCGCACCCGCGGCGGCAAGGTCAGCTTCACCCACCTCATCGGCTGGGCGCTCATCCGCACCCTCGACGAGTTCCGCAGCCAGAACGTCTTCTACGCGGAGATCGACGGAAAGCCTTCCGTCGTGGCACCGGCGCACGTCAACCTCGGCATCGCGATCGATCTGCCCAAGCCCGACGGCACGCGCGCCCTCATGGTCCCGAGCATCAAGCGCGCCGACACCATGACGTTCACCGAGTACCTCGCCGCCTACGAGGACCTCGTCACCCGTGCGCGCTCCAACAAGCTCACGGCCGCCGATTTCCAGGGCACCACGGTCTCCCTCACCAACCCCGGCGGCATCGGCACGGTGCACTCGGTTCCGCGTCTCATGAAGGGCCAGGGCTGCATCATCGGCGCCGGCGCCCTCGAGTACCCGGCCGAGTTCCAGGGCGCGAGCGAGAAGACGCTCAACGAGCTCGCGATCGGCAAGACCATCACGCTCACCAGCACCTACGACCACCGGGTCATCCAGGGCGCCGGCTCCGGCGAGTTCCTCAAGAAGGTGCACGAGCTGCTCATCGGCCAGCGTGGCTTCTACGACGACATCTTCGCCGCGCTGCGCATCCCGTACGCGCCCATCCGCTGGAACCCGGACATCGCCGTCGACCTCGCCGAGCGCGTCGACAAGCAGTCGCGCGTGCAGGAGCTCATCAACTCCTTCCGCGTGCGCGGCCACCTCATGGCCGACATCGACCCGCTCGAGTACCGGCAGCGATCGCACCCGGACCTCGAGATCGAGAGCCACGGCCTCACCTTCTGGGACCTCGACCGCGAGTTCGTGACCGGCGGCTTCGGCGGCCGTCGCGTCGCCAAGCTCCGCGACATCCTCGGCGTCCTGCGCGACTCGTACTGCCGCACGCTCGGCATCGAGTACATGCACATCCAGGACCCCGAGCAGCGCCGCTGGTTCCAGGAGAAGGTGGAGGTCAAGTACCAGAAGCCGGGCCATGACGAGCAGCTGCGCGTGCTGCGCAAGCTCAACGAGGCCGAGGCCTTCGAGACCTTCCTCCAGACGAAGTTCGTCGGCCAGAAGCGCTTCTCGCTCGAGGGCGGCGAGTCACTGATCCCGCTCCTCGACGAGATCCTCCAGGGCGCAGCCACGGCCGGGCTGGAGGGCGCCGCCATCGGCATGGCCCACCGCGGCCGCCTGAACGTGCTCACGAACATCGCCGGCAAGACGTACGGCCAGGTGTTCCGCGAGTTCGAGGGCACGCAGACCCCCGGCAACCAGCGTGGCTCGGGCGATGTGAAGTACCACCTGGGCACCGAGGGCACGTTCGTCGCCGACGACGGCTCCTCGCTGCCGGTGTACCTCGCGGCGAACCCCTCGCACCTCGAGACGGTGGACGGCGTGCTCGAGGGCATCGTCCGCGCGAAGCAGGACCGCAAGCCCATCGGCACGTTCGCGTGGCTGCCGATCCTCGTCCACGGCGACGCGGCCTTCGCAGGTCAGGGCGTGGTCGTCGAGACCCTGCAGATGTCGCAGCTGCGCGGCTACCGCACGGGCGGCACGATCCACGTCGTCGTCAACAACCAGGTCGGCTTCACCACGACGCCGAGCGACGCCCGCACGTCGGTCTACGCCACGGACGTCGCCAAGACGATCCAGGCGCCGGTCTTCCACGTGAACGGAGACGACCCGGAGGCCGTCATCCACGTGGCCCAGCTGGCCTTCGAGTACCGCGAGCGCTTCCATCGCGACGTCGTGATCGACCTCGTCTGCTACCGCCGACGCGGCCACAACGAGGGCGACGACCCGTCGATGACGCAGCCGCTGATGACCGACCTCATCCAGGCGAAGCGCTCCGTCCGCCGCCTCTACACGGAGTCTCTCGTCGGTCGCGGTGACATCACCGAGGAGGAGTACAACGAGGCCAAGGCCGACTTCCAGAACCGCCTGGAGATCGCCTTCGCCGAGACGCACGCCGCCGAGACCGGGGCGACGCCGATCGCCCCGGAGATCCCGCAGGTCGAGGACCAAGTGGGTGCTCCCGAGGTCACCGGTGTCCCCGCCGAGGTCATCCGTCTCATCGGCGACGCGTTCGTGAACAAGCCCGAGGGCTTCACGGTGCACCCGAAGATCCAGCAGCTGCTGGAGAAGCGCCTCGACATGAGCCGCAACGGGAACATCGACTGGGGCTTCGGCGAGTTGCTGGCCTTCGGGTCGCTGCTGGTCGAGGGCACGCCGGTGCGCCTCGCCGGCCAGGACTCGCGCCGCGGCACGTTCGTGCAGCGCCACGCCGCCCTCCACGACCGGGCGAACGGTCAGGAGTGGCTGCCGCTGTCGAACCTGTCCGACGCCCAGGGCCGCTTCTTCGTCTACGACTCGCTGCTCAGCGAGTACGCCGCGCTCGGCTTCGAGTACGGCTACTCGGTGGAGGCGCCCGAGGCGCTCGTGCTCTGGGAGGCGCAGTTCGGCGACTTCGTCAACGGCGCGCAGTCGGTCATCGACGAGTACATCTCCGCCGCGGAGCAGAAGTGGGGCCAGCAGTCCAGCGTCACGCTCCTGCTCCCCCACGGCTACGAGGGCCAGGGGCCGGACCACTCGTCCGCCCGCATCGAGCGGTTCCTGCAGCTGTGCGCGCAGGACAACATGATCGTGGCGCGTCCGTCGACGCCGGCATCGCACTTCCACCTGCTGCGCCGTCAGGCCTACGCCCGCCCGCGCAAGCCGCTGATCGTCTTCACGCCGAAGGCGATGCTGCGGCTGCGGGGAGCGACGAGCCCCGTGGAGGCGTTCACCGGCGGCCGCTTCGAGCCGGTCATCGACGACGACCGCGGGCTCGACCGTTCCGCCGTGAAGCGCGTGCTCGTGCACAGCGGCAAGGTGCACTGGGACCTCCGCGCCGAGCTGGAGAAGAACCCGAACCCGGCGATCGCCCTGGTACGTCTCGAGCAGCTCTACCCGACGCCGATCGACGAGCTGAAGAAGATCACCGACTCCTATCCGAACGCCGAGCTGGTGTGGGTGCAGGAGGAGCCGGAGAACCAGGGTGCCTGGCCGTTCCTGGCCCTCGCGTTCGCGGACGTACCCGGTGACCGCTCGTTCCGCCCGGTCTCCCGCCCCGCCTCGGCGTCGCCGGCGACGGGATCGTCGAAGGTGCACGCCACGGAGCAGGCCACCCTGATCCGCGCGGCGGTCACCCTCGACTGA
- a CDS encoding hemolysin family protein: MSDWGGLAWLVVLLAANAFFVGAEFAVISARRSQIEPKAERGSRPAKTALYAMEHATLMLATSQLGITICSLLILNVSEPAIHHLLAVPLHALGWSDGAVDVVSFTIALLIVSFLHVVFGEMVPKNLAFSIPDRAVLLLATPLVWVSKVFMPVIWLLNAAANGVLRLFRVEPKNEAASTFTLDEVATIVNQSRREGVLMDTAGTVTAAVEFTDKKARDVAVPLSDLVTLPQTTTPDDIEKAVARYGFSRYVIVDDEDAPIGYVHLKDILRASEGPDAEAKVLEPIPGKRIHHMVPVQEDTDLEDALAVMRRAGRHLAKVRDARGETTAVLFLEDILEELVGEVQDATRRVRGH, translated from the coding sequence GTGAGCGATTGGGGAGGCCTCGCCTGGCTCGTCGTCCTGCTGGCGGCGAACGCGTTCTTCGTCGGCGCCGAGTTCGCGGTGATCTCCGCGCGGCGTTCGCAGATCGAGCCGAAGGCGGAACGCGGCTCGCGCCCGGCCAAGACGGCACTGTACGCCATGGAGCACGCGACGCTCATGCTCGCGACCTCGCAGCTCGGCATCACGATCTGCTCGCTGCTCATCCTGAACGTCTCCGAACCCGCGATCCACCATCTGTTGGCCGTGCCGCTGCACGCGCTGGGCTGGTCGGACGGCGCGGTGGACGTCGTGTCGTTCACGATCGCGCTGCTCATCGTGTCGTTCCTGCACGTCGTGTTCGGCGAGATGGTGCCGAAGAACCTCGCGTTCTCCATCCCCGACCGGGCCGTGCTGCTGCTGGCGACGCCGCTGGTGTGGGTGTCGAAGGTGTTCATGCCGGTGATCTGGCTGCTGAACGCGGCAGCGAACGGCGTGCTGCGCCTGTTCCGGGTGGAGCCGAAGAACGAGGCGGCATCGACGTTCACGCTCGACGAGGTGGCGACCATCGTCAACCAGTCGCGGCGTGAAGGCGTGCTCATGGACACCGCGGGCACCGTCACGGCGGCCGTCGAGTTCACCGACAAGAAGGCGCGCGATGTGGCCGTGCCGCTGAGTGACCTCGTCACGCTGCCGCAGACGACCACGCCCGACGACATCGAGAAGGCGGTGGCCCGCTACGGGTTCTCGCGCTATGTGATCGTCGACGACGAGGACGCCCCGATCGGCTACGTCCACCTCAAGGACATCCTCCGGGCGTCGGAGGGACCGGATGCCGAGGCCAAGGTGCTCGAGCCGATCCCCGGCAAGCGCATCCACCACATGGTGCCCGTCCAGGAGGACACCGACCTGGAGGACGCCCTCGCCGTCATGCGTCGCGCGGGCCGCCACCTCGCCAAGGTGCGCGACGCCCGGGGCGAGACGACGGCCGTGCTGTTCCTGGAGGACATCCTCGAGGAGCTCGTGGGCGAGGTGCAGGACGCGACCCGTCGCGTCCGCGGCCACTGA
- a CDS encoding NADH:flavin oxidoreductase/NADH oxidase, producing the protein MSLLFSPLTIRSTTFRNRLWVSPMCMYSAVDGVAQEWHHTHLAQFASGGAGLIVAEATAVVPEGRISPRDLGLWDDAQRDALSPIVRAIHDRGATAGIQLAHAGRKASTWWPWADERGTVPAAAGGWTTTAPSAVAYEGFAAPVALDAAGIDRVVDGFAAATRRALEAGFDVIEIHGAHGYLLHQFLSPLSNLREDEYGGSLENRARLLLRVVDAVREAAGEGVPVFVRISATDHAEGGFTPEEAAEVGTWATARGADLIDVSSGGLVAHQRISVSPGYQVPLAETVRQGGRIPVSAVGLITAAAQAEQVLVDGAADAIFAGREWLRDPHFALRAAHELGDEVAWPPQYERAHWR; encoded by the coding sequence GTGAGTCTTCTCTTCTCCCCGCTGACCATCCGCTCCACCACATTCCGCAACCGCCTCTGGGTCTCCCCCATGTGCATGTACAGCGCCGTCGACGGCGTCGCGCAGGAGTGGCACCACACCCACCTCGCGCAGTTCGCCTCGGGTGGTGCCGGGCTCATCGTGGCCGAGGCCACGGCCGTCGTGCCCGAGGGACGTATCTCTCCCCGCGACCTCGGCCTCTGGGACGACGCGCAGCGCGACGCCCTGTCCCCGATCGTCCGGGCGATCCACGACCGCGGGGCGACCGCCGGCATCCAGCTCGCGCACGCCGGACGGAAGGCCTCCACCTGGTGGCCGTGGGCCGACGAACGCGGCACCGTCCCGGCCGCGGCAGGCGGCTGGACGACCACCGCACCCTCGGCGGTGGCCTATGAGGGGTTCGCCGCCCCGGTCGCGCTGGACGCGGCGGGCATCGACCGCGTGGTCGACGGATTCGCCGCGGCGACCCGGCGGGCGCTCGAGGCCGGCTTCGACGTCATCGAGATCCACGGCGCCCACGGCTACCTCCTCCACCAGTTCCTGTCGCCGCTGTCGAATCTCCGCGAGGACGAGTACGGCGGCTCCCTGGAGAACCGGGCGCGGCTGCTGCTGCGCGTCGTGGACGCGGTGCGCGAGGCGGCCGGCGAGGGCGTGCCGGTGTTCGTCCGGATCTCCGCGACCGATCACGCCGAGGGCGGGTTCACGCCCGAGGAGGCGGCTGAGGTCGGCACCTGGGCGACCGCGCGCGGCGCTGACCTCATCGATGTCTCCAGCGGCGGGCTCGTCGCCCACCAGCGCATCAGCGTCTCCCCCGGCTATCAGGTTCCCCTGGCCGAGACCGTCCGCCAGGGCGGACGGATCCCGGTGTCGGCCGTGGGCCTCATCACCGCCGCCGCGCAGGCCGAGCAGGTGCTCGTCGACGGGGCGGCCGATGCGATCTTCGCCGGACGGGAGTGGCTGCGCGACCCGCACTTCGCGCTCCGCGCCGCGCACGAGCTGGGCGACGAGGTCGCCTGGCCGCCGCAGTACGAGCGGGCACACTGGCGCTGA
- a CDS encoding hemolysin family protein: MDYIMLGVGLLLTVGTGLFVASEFALVNLDRADLEARQARGESRLSLTISALRHTSTHLSSAQLGITLTTLLTGYTMEPALSNLLRPTLVAWNIPEAAVAPIATVVAMFVATVLSMILGELVPKNFALALPLATAKLVVPFQIAFTTVFKPAVVVLNGSANGVLRSMGIEPKEELSGARSAEELSSLVRRSASAGVLEADTATLLDRTLTFSRLTAADVMTARPSMHAIAAGDSVEDVIQLARRTGHSRFPVFDEDLDDITGVVHLKAAISVPRERRAEVPVGALATDPLRVPETAHVDALISDLRGRGYQLAVVVDEYGGTAGIVTLEDLVEELVGEVSDEHDRTRAGIIRNRDGITFPGELRPDELRSRAGVEVPEGDVYDTVGGYVMSVLERVPVVGDEVPVESGTLQVVRMDGRRVDRVRYVPRPDAVVIEGVSL, translated from the coding sequence ATGGACTACATCATGTTGGGCGTGGGGCTTCTGCTCACGGTCGGCACCGGCCTCTTCGTCGCGAGCGAGTTCGCTCTCGTGAACCTCGACCGTGCCGACCTCGAAGCGCGTCAGGCACGAGGCGAGTCCCGCCTCTCGCTGACGATCAGTGCCCTCCGGCACACCTCGACGCATCTGTCCTCCGCACAGCTCGGCATCACGCTGACCACGCTGCTGACCGGATACACGATGGAACCGGCACTGTCGAACCTGCTCCGTCCCACGCTCGTCGCCTGGAACATCCCGGAGGCCGCCGTCGCCCCCATCGCGACCGTGGTGGCGATGTTCGTCGCCACGGTGCTCTCGATGATCCTCGGCGAGCTCGTCCCGAAGAACTTCGCGCTGGCGCTGCCGCTGGCGACGGCGAAGCTCGTCGTGCCCTTCCAGATCGCCTTCACGACCGTGTTCAAGCCCGCGGTGGTGGTGCTCAACGGCAGCGCCAACGGCGTGCTGCGCAGCATGGGCATCGAGCCGAAGGAGGAGCTCTCCGGTGCTCGCAGCGCGGAGGAGCTCTCCTCTCTCGTGCGGCGGTCGGCGAGCGCCGGTGTGCTCGAAGCCGACACCGCGACGCTGCTGGACCGCACGCTCACCTTCTCGCGCCTCACCGCAGCCGATGTCATGACGGCACGGCCGAGCATGCATGCGATCGCCGCGGGCGACTCCGTGGAGGACGTCATCCAGCTCGCGCGCCGCACCGGCCACAGCCGCTTCCCGGTGTTCGATGAAGACCTGGACGACATCACGGGCGTCGTGCATCTCAAAGCGGCCATCTCGGTGCCGCGCGAGCGTCGGGCCGAGGTGCCCGTCGGTGCTCTCGCGACCGATCCGCTGCGCGTGCCCGAGACGGCTCACGTCGACGCACTGATCTCGGACCTCCGGGGTCGGGGCTATCAGCTCGCGGTCGTCGTCGACGAGTACGGCGGGACCGCGGGCATCGTCACCCTGGAGGACCTCGTGGAGGAGCTCGTCGGCGAGGTGTCCGACGAACACGACCGCACGCGCGCCGGCATCATCCGCAACCGCGACGGCATCACCTTCCCGGGCGAGCTGCGTCCCGATGAGCTGCGCAGTCGGGCGGGCGTCGAGGTGCCGGAGGGCGACGTGTACGACACGGTGGGCGGCTACGTCATGAGCGTTCTGGAGCGGGTGCCGGTCGTCGGCGACGAGGTGCCCGTGGAGAGCGGCACCCTGCAGGTGGTCCGCATGGACGGCCGCCGCGTGGATCGGGTGCGCTACGTCCCGAGACCGGACGCCGTCGTCATCGAGGGGGTGTCCCTGTGA
- a CDS encoding GuaB1 family IMP dehydrogenase-related protein, translating to MEFSGAQPTVDLTYSDVFLVPRRSAVTSRLQVDLAPHDGTPATLPLVAANMNSVTGPRIAAVLARRGALGVLPQDLPLQELDAAIRDVKGQPVLWDTPLVLPPEASVADALRLLPAAVGHGIVVAHGAAPVAVERIVGILPATRLATALPDAQLGDLVHRGTPSIDADDIGSERHAFDVITEADVEMVTVIRHGHLVGTLSARSALRATLYRPAVDADGRLAVAAAVGINGDVAAKAAALAAAGVDVLVVDTAHGHQEGMLRALQEVAALGLGLPIVAGNIVTADGVHDLVDAGASILKVGVGPGAMCTTRMMTAVGRPQFSAVLETAQAAAEAGAHVWADGGVRYPRDVALALAAGAASVMVGSWFAGTIEAPGELQRDADGRLFKESWGMASTKAVQARFGRLDAYERARKELFAEGISSSKIYLDPLRPGVEDLLDMITSGVRSSFTYAGAATVPEFHERALVGLQSAAGYEEGKALPVSW from the coding sequence ATGGAGTTCTCAGGTGCCCAGCCGACCGTCGATCTCACCTACTCGGACGTCTTCCTGGTGCCGCGCCGCTCGGCCGTCACCAGTCGTCTCCAGGTCGATCTCGCCCCGCACGACGGCACCCCGGCGACCCTGCCGCTCGTCGCCGCGAACATGAACTCGGTGACCGGGCCGCGCATCGCCGCCGTGCTCGCCCGGCGCGGTGCGCTCGGCGTCCTGCCGCAGGACCTGCCGCTCCAGGAGCTCGACGCCGCGATCCGCGACGTCAAGGGGCAGCCGGTGCTCTGGGACACGCCGCTCGTGCTGCCGCCGGAGGCGAGCGTCGCCGACGCGCTGCGGCTGCTGCCAGCGGCGGTGGGGCACGGCATCGTCGTCGCACACGGTGCCGCACCGGTCGCCGTGGAGCGGATCGTCGGCATCCTCCCGGCGACCCGGCTCGCGACGGCGCTCCCCGACGCCCAGCTGGGCGACCTCGTCCACCGTGGCACCCCGTCGATCGACGCCGACGACATCGGCTCCGAGCGGCATGCCTTCGACGTGATCACCGAGGCGGATGTCGAGATGGTCACAGTGATCCGTCACGGCCATCTCGTCGGCACGCTCAGCGCACGCAGCGCCCTGCGCGCCACCCTCTACCGCCCGGCCGTGGACGCCGACGGACGCCTCGCCGTCGCCGCGGCGGTCGGCATCAACGGCGACGTGGCGGCCAAGGCCGCCGCGCTCGCAGCGGCCGGCGTGGACGTGCTCGTCGTCGACACCGCGCACGGGCACCAGGAGGGCATGCTCCGCGCGCTGCAGGAGGTCGCCGCCCTCGGGCTCGGCCTGCCCATCGTCGCGGGGAACATCGTGACGGCCGACGGCGTGCACGACCTGGTCGACGCCGGCGCCTCGATCCTCAAGGTGGGCGTCGGGCCCGGAGCGATGTGCACCACCCGCATGATGACCGCGGTCGGGCGCCCGCAGTTCTCCGCCGTGCTCGAGACCGCGCAGGCCGCCGCCGAGGCCGGGGCGCACGTCTGGGCCGACGGCGGGGTGCGCTACCCGCGCGACGTCGCGCTCGCGCTCGCCGCCGGGGCCGCCTCGGTCATGGTGGGCTCGTGGTTCGCCGGCACGATCGAGGCGCCGGGAGAACTGCAGCGTGACGCCGATGGCCGCCTCTTCAAGGAGTCGTGGGGGATGGCCTCGACCAAGGCTGTCCAGGCGCGCTTCGGCCGCCTCGACGCCTATGAGCGCGCACGCAAGGAGTTGTTCGCGGAGGGGATCTCCTCGTCGAAGATCTACCTCGACCCCCTGCGTCCCGGCGTCGAGGACCTGCTCGACATGATCACCTCGGGCGTGCGGTCGTCGTTCACGTACGCGGGCGCCGCGACCGTGCCGGAGTTCCATGAGCGCGCCCTGGTGGGGCTGCAGTCGGCGGCCGGATACGAGGAGGGCAAGGCGCTGCCGGTCAGCTGGTGA
- a CDS encoding ADP/ATP-dependent (S)-NAD(P)H-hydrate dehydratase, whose product MSDVREWSRRDAARFFRAPTAEDDKYSRGVVGVRTGSAAYPGAAVLGVEAAWRAGAGFVRYVGAPSAVAAVLARRPETVGGPDAGRTRIGAWVVGSGTDPDDRSAAEAQALREIVDGDVPVVIDAGALDLAPGAHAPFVATPHGREFARLRERVGIDGASDGFADIREVSAAIDGVVLRKGARTVLAAPDGTLIAVEAGTGWLATAGTGDVLAGIVAAVIAANPDSPLIESAAAAVWLHGHAARLAAAATGSASGHPIVALDVAEALPRAVADLLS is encoded by the coding sequence ATGAGCGACGTGCGCGAGTGGTCCCGCAGGGACGCGGCGCGGTTCTTCCGCGCTCCGACCGCCGAGGACGACAAATACTCGCGGGGCGTCGTCGGCGTGCGCACCGGATCGGCCGCCTACCCCGGCGCCGCGGTGCTGGGCGTCGAAGCGGCCTGGCGGGCCGGCGCCGGATTCGTCCGCTACGTGGGCGCGCCGTCGGCGGTGGCGGCGGTGCTGGCCCGACGCCCGGAGACCGTCGGGGGGCCGGACGCCGGACGCACGCGGATCGGCGCCTGGGTGGTCGGCTCCGGGACCGACCCGGACGACCGGAGCGCGGCGGAGGCGCAGGCGTTGCGGGAGATCGTCGACGGCGACGTCCCCGTGGTGATCGACGCCGGTGCGCTCGATCTGGCGCCGGGCGCCCATGCCCCGTTCGTCGCCACGCCGCACGGCCGGGAGTTCGCGCGGCTGCGGGAGCGGGTCGGCATCGACGGGGCGTCGGACGGCTTCGCAGACATCCGGGAGGTGTCCGCCGCGATCGACGGCGTGGTGCTGCGCAAGGGTGCCCGCACCGTGCTCGCCGCGCCCGACGGCACGCTCATCGCCGTCGAAGCGGGGACCGGCTGGCTCGCGACGGCCGGGACGGGGGACGTGCTGGCCGGGATCGTCGCCGCCGTGATCGCTGCGAATCCGGACAGCCCGCTCATCGAGTCCGCCGCGGCGGCCGTCTGGCTGCACGGGCATGCCGCCCGTCTCGCCGCCGCGGCGACCGGGAGCGCGAGCGGCCATCCGATCGTCGCGCTCGACGTCGCGGAGGCGTTGCCTCGCGCGGTCGCGGACCTGCTGTCGTGA